The Papaver somniferum cultivar HN1 chromosome 3, ASM357369v1, whole genome shotgun sequence genome includes a region encoding these proteins:
- the LOC113355985 gene encoding protein SUPPRESSOR OF MAX2 1-like isoform X3 has product MRAGLSTIQQTLTPEAASVLNHSIAEAARRNHGQTTPLHVAATLLSSPTGYLRQACIRSHPNSSHPLQCRALELCFSVALERLPSAQNSSPGGLEPPISNALMAALKRAQAHQRRGCPEQQQQPLLAVKVELEQLIVSILDDPSVSRVMREASFSSPAVKTTIEQSLNSTNSVVKSSSSSIGSGLGFRPSPMAAAANRNLYLNPRLQQQQQQQGNSDQSGQQRKDEVKKVFDVLFKSKKRNPVLVGDSEPEPVMKELLQKIDNKELGGDGILRNVQVISLDKEFTADRTQISAKVKELGDSIETRLSSTSGCGGVILNLGDLKWLVEQNQASGGVLGSNPMQQQQMVSEMGKTAVAEMGKLLERFGEGSNGKLWLIGTATCETYLRCQVYHPTMENDWDLQAVPVAARNPPPGLFPGLGGNGSLESRSPMKGLSIASNPLFRRPSENMDPSKRTTTCCPLCKENSEKEVAKLAAELEKSSSDSKQESARQPLPQWLQIAKPQNDNIDSTDHSNAKDQQMILKQKTEEIQKKWNLACLRLHPSFHRPNPSSERSGATAMPMANLNLYKANLLNRQHLPPTLQINKNLGGTLQMNPSLSLTPPGRRSSPPRSPVRTELILGNSKLQENTLDETHMERIRDLTGCISSEFEAKKDKLANILDPDSFKSLFKGLLEKVWWQQDAASAVASSVVQSKSGDSKRRGFGMKGETWLLFAGPDRIGKKKMASTLAELVRRQSPVTIRLGSRSDEDEESDMSFRGKTTLDRIAEAVRKNPFAVVILEDIDRADMLVHGSIKRAMDRGRLPDSHGREVSLGNVIFILTADWLPENARNFPKSAPLNEVKLSSIAQCGWELKLSGGKTAKRRPDWLRDEIRSTKPRSDMGSSLSFDLNETADAEEDMTDRSRNSSGVTVEQEQEYSLVNKLHAPVTSSTLELFKSVDDEIIFSPIDFGLIRNRVAATISSRFSSIIGDRWSITVDEEALEQIVGGVWFGQSVGLEEWIDRILTPNFHQLKTTSLASDENVAVKLVLVKKSSEKSRIHGDWLPSKVTVAIEET; this is encoded by the exons ATGAGAGCTGGATTAAGTACAATTCAACAAACCCTAACACCAGAAGCAGCGAGTGTATTAAACCACTCGATAGCAGAAGCAGCAAGAAGAAATCATGGACAGACAACACCTCTACATGTTGCAGCAACATTATTATCATCACCAACTGGTTATTTACGACAAGCTTGTATTCGATCTCATCCGAATTCATCACATCCACTTCAATGTCGAGCGCTCGAGCTTTGTTTCAGTGTTGCACTTGAAAGACTTCCATCAGCTCAGAATTCATCACCTGGAGGACTTGAACCACCAATTTCAAATGCTTTAATGGCTGCTTTGAAACGTGCTCAAGCTCATCAAAGACGGGGATGTCCAGAACAACAGCAACAGCCGCTTCTGGCTGTCAAAGTTGAATTAGAACAGCTTATTGTATCGATTCTTGATGATCCGAGCGTTAGTCGTGTTATGCGTGAAGCTAGTTTTTCAAGTCCGGCTGTTAAGACTACAATTGAACAGTCTTTGAATTCAACTAATTCAGTTGTGAAATCGTCTTCTTCGAGTATCGGTTCTGGATTGGGTTTTCGACCTTCGCCCATGGCAGCTGCAGCAAATAGGAATCTGTATTTGAACCCTAGattacagcagcagcagcaacaacaagggAATTCTGATCAATCTGGGCAACAGAGGAAAGATGAGGTGAAGAAAGTTTTTGATGTTCTTTTCAAGAGTAAGAAGAGGAACCCTGTTTTGGTTGGAGATTCAGAACCAGAACCTGTTATGAAAGAACTTCTGCAGAAAATTGATAACAAAGAATTAGGCGGTGACGGGATTCTTAGAAATGTTCAGGTGATTAGTTTGGATAAAGAATTCACTGCAGATCGAACCCAGATCTCTGCAAAAGTCAAAGAATTAGGGGATTCCATTGAAACCAGATTAAGTAGTACTAGTGGTTGCGGTGGTGTAATTCTGAATTTGGGAGATTTAAAATGGTTAGTTGAACAAAATCAAGCTTCTGGAGGTGTCTTGGGTTCAAATCCAATGCAACAGCAACAGATGGTTTCAGAAATGGGGAAAACAGCTGTAGCAGAGATGGGGAAATTGTTGGAGAGATTCGGAGAGGGTAGTAATGGGAAATTATGGCTCATCGGAACAGCTACCTGTGAAACTTATTTGAGGTGTCAAGTTTATCATCCTACAATGGAGAACGATTGGGATTTACAGGCAGTTCCGGTTGCTGCCAGAAACCCTCCTCCGGGCTTGTTTCCAGG GCTTGGGGGTAATGGTTCACTTGAATCTCGCTCTCCAATGAAAGGTTTATCAATTGCATCAAATCCTTTATTCAGACGTCCGTCTGAAAACATGGATCCTTCTAAAAGGACGACTACCTGCTGTCCGCTATGTaaggagaattctgaaaaagAAGTAGCTAAACTAGCAGCGGAATTAGAGAAATCTTCTTCTGATTCGAAACAAGAATCTGCTCGACAACCCTTGCCGCAATGGCTACAGATTGCAAAGCCTCAGAATGATAATATCGATTCGACAGACCATTCAAAT GCTAAGGATCAACAGATGATCTTGAAACAGAAAACTGAAGAAATACAAAAGAAATGGAATTTGGCTTGCTTGCGCCTTCACCCCAGCTTCCACCGTCCCAATCCGAGCTCAGAAAGAAGCGGTGCAACtgctatgccaatggcaaacttaAACCTATACAAGGCAAACCTACTTAATCGCCAACATCTCCCACCCACCTTACAAATAAACAAAAACCTTGGAGGAACACTGCAAATGAACCCAAGCCTCTCACTAACTCCACCTGGACGCCGGTCTTCTCCACCAAGAAGTCCCGTGAGAACAGAGCTTATTCTCGGGAACTCAAAATTACAAGAAAATACACTTGACGAAACCCACATGGAGCGCATCAGGGATCTCACAGGTTGCATATCTTCAGAGTTTGAGGCGAAAAAAGATAAACTTGCCAATATATTGGATCCAGACTCGTTCAAGAGTCTTttcaagggtttgttggaaaaagtATGGTGGCAACAAGATGCAGCCTCAGCAGTTGCTTCATCTGTGGTCCAATCCAAGTCAGGAGATAGCAAACGCCGTGGGTTTGGGATGAAAGGTGAGACATGGTTATTATTCGCAGGTCCTGATAGAATTGGAAAAAAGAAGATGGCATCAACACTAGCGGAATTAGTTCGCAGACAAAGTCCTGTTACAATTCGCCTTGGTTCACGTTCGGATGAGGATGAAGAATCAGATATGAGCTTTCGCGGGAAAACAACATTAGATCGAATAGCAGAGGCAGTGAGGAAAAACCCTTTTGCAGTGGTCATCCTCGAAGACATTGATCGTGCAGATATGCTTGTTCATGGTAGCATCAAGCGTGCAATGGATAGAGGTCGATTGCCAGACTCGCATGGACGAGAAGTCAGTCTAGGAAACGTCATATTCATCTTGACTGCAGATTGGTTACCTGAAAACGCCAGGAACTTCCCTAAATCTGCACCGCTAAATGAAGTTAAGCTTTCATCAATAGCCCAATGTGGGTGGGAATTAAAACTGTCAGGCGGAAAGACAGCCAAACGCAGACCTGATTGGCTCCGTGATGAAATTAGATCCACAAAACCGAGAAGCGACATGGGTTCCTCACTCTCTTTCGATCTTAATGAAACAGCAGATGCCGAAGAAGACATGACAGACAGATCCCGCAATTCAAGTGGTGTTACAGTTGAACAAGAGCAAGAATACAGCTTAGTGAACAAACTACATGCTCCGGTTACATCATCTACACTCGAGTTATTCAAGTCCGTGGACGATGAAATTATATTCAGTCCTATCGACTTTGGTCTTATTCGAAATAGAGTGGCGGCAACAATATCCTCGAGATTTTCTTCAATCATTGGAGATAGATGGTCGATAACAGTGGATGAAGAAGCACTTGAACAGATTGTAGGTGGTGTGTGGTTTGGTCAGAGTGTTGGTTTGGAAGAATGGATAGACAGAATTTTGACACCAAATTTCCATCAGCTGAAAACTACAAGCTTAGCTTCAGATGAAAATGTAGCTGTGAAGCTTGTTTTGGTGAAGAAAAGTTCAGAGAAAAGCAGAATTCATGGAGATTGGTTACCAAGCAAGGTTACAGTAGCTATAGAAGAAACGTAA
- the LOC113355985 gene encoding protein SUPPRESSOR OF MAX2 1-like isoform X2 — MRAGLSTIQQTLTPEAASVLNHSIAEAARRNHGQTTPLHVAATLLSSPTGYLRQACIRSHPNSSHPLQCRALELCFSVALERLPSAQNSSPGGLEPPISNALMAALKRAQAHQRRGCPEQQQQPLLAVKVELEQLIVSILDDPSVSRVMREASFSSPAVKTTIEQSLNSTNSVVKSSSSSIGSGLGFRPSPMAAAANRNLYLNPRLQQQQQQQGNSDQSGQQRKDEVKKVFDVLFKSKKRNPVLVGDSEPEPVMKELLQKIDNKELGGDGILRNVQVISLDKEFTADRTQISAKVKELGDSIETRLSSTSGCGGVILNLGDLKWLVEQNQASGGVLGSNPMQQQQMVSEMGKTAVAEMGKLLERFGEGSNGKLWLIGTATCETYLRCQVYHPTMENDWDLQAVPVAARNPPPGLFPGLGGNGSLESRSPMKGLSIASNPLFRRPSENMDPSKRTTTCCPLCKENSEKEVAKLAAELEKSSSDSKQESARQPLPQWLQIAKPQNDNIDSTDHSNQAKDQQMILKQKTEEIQKKWNLACLRLHPSFHRPNPSSERSGATAMPMANLNLYKANLLNRQHLPPTLQINKNLGGTLQMNPSLSLTPPGRRSSPPRSPVRTELILGNSKLQENTLDETHMERIRDLTGCISSEFEAKKDKLANILDPDSFKSLFKGLLEKVWWQQDAASAVASSVVQSKSGDSKRRGFGMKGETWLLFAGPDRIGKKKMASTLAELVRRQSPVTIRLGSRSDEDEESDMSFRGKTTLDRIAEAVRKNPFAVVILEDIDRADMLVHGSIKRAMDRGRLPDSHGREVSLGNVIFILTADWLPENARNFPKSAPLNEVKLSSIAQCGWELKLSGGKTAKRRPDWLRDEIRSTKPRSDMGSSLSFDLNETADAEEDMTDRSRNSSGVTVEQEQEYSLVNKLHAPVTSSTLELFKSVDDEIIFSPIDFGLIRNRVAATISSRFSSIIGDRWSITVDEEALEQIVGGVWFGQSVGLEEWIDRILTPNFHQLKTTSLASDENVAVKLVLVKKSSEKSRIHGDWLPSKVTVAIEET, encoded by the exons ATGAGAGCTGGATTAAGTACAATTCAACAAACCCTAACACCAGAAGCAGCGAGTGTATTAAACCACTCGATAGCAGAAGCAGCAAGAAGAA ATCATGGACAGACAACACCTCTACATGTTGCAGCAACATTATTATCATCACCAACTGGTTATTTACGACAAGCTTGTATTCGATCTCATCCGAATTCATCACATCCACTTCAATGTCGAGCGCTCGAGCTTTGTTTCAGTGTTGCACTTGAAAGACTTCCATCAGCTCAGAATTCATCACCTGGAGGACTTGAACCACCAATTTCAAATGCTTTAATGGCTGCTTTGAAACGTGCTCAAGCTCATCAAAGACGGGGATGTCCAGAACAACAGCAACAGCCGCTTCTGGCTGTCAAAGTTGAATTAGAACAGCTTATTGTATCGATTCTTGATGATCCGAGCGTTAGTCGTGTTATGCGTGAAGCTAGTTTTTCAAGTCCGGCTGTTAAGACTACAATTGAACAGTCTTTGAATTCAACTAATTCAGTTGTGAAATCGTCTTCTTCGAGTATCGGTTCTGGATTGGGTTTTCGACCTTCGCCCATGGCAGCTGCAGCAAATAGGAATCTGTATTTGAACCCTAGattacagcagcagcagcaacaacaagggAATTCTGATCAATCTGGGCAACAGAGGAAAGATGAGGTGAAGAAAGTTTTTGATGTTCTTTTCAAGAGTAAGAAGAGGAACCCTGTTTTGGTTGGAGATTCAGAACCAGAACCTGTTATGAAAGAACTTCTGCAGAAAATTGATAACAAAGAATTAGGCGGTGACGGGATTCTTAGAAATGTTCAGGTGATTAGTTTGGATAAAGAATTCACTGCAGATCGAACCCAGATCTCTGCAAAAGTCAAAGAATTAGGGGATTCCATTGAAACCAGATTAAGTAGTACTAGTGGTTGCGGTGGTGTAATTCTGAATTTGGGAGATTTAAAATGGTTAGTTGAACAAAATCAAGCTTCTGGAGGTGTCTTGGGTTCAAATCCAATGCAACAGCAACAGATGGTTTCAGAAATGGGGAAAACAGCTGTAGCAGAGATGGGGAAATTGTTGGAGAGATTCGGAGAGGGTAGTAATGGGAAATTATGGCTCATCGGAACAGCTACCTGTGAAACTTATTTGAGGTGTCAAGTTTATCATCCTACAATGGAGAACGATTGGGATTTACAGGCAGTTCCGGTTGCTGCCAGAAACCCTCCTCCGGGCTTGTTTCCAGG GCTTGGGGGTAATGGTTCACTTGAATCTCGCTCTCCAATGAAAGGTTTATCAATTGCATCAAATCCTTTATTCAGACGTCCGTCTGAAAACATGGATCCTTCTAAAAGGACGACTACCTGCTGTCCGCTATGTaaggagaattctgaaaaagAAGTAGCTAAACTAGCAGCGGAATTAGAGAAATCTTCTTCTGATTCGAAACAAGAATCTGCTCGACAACCCTTGCCGCAATGGCTACAGATTGCAAAGCCTCAGAATGATAATATCGATTCGACAGACCATTCAAAT CAGGCTAAGGATCAACAGATGATCTTGAAACAGAAAACTGAAGAAATACAAAAGAAATGGAATTTGGCTTGCTTGCGCCTTCACCCCAGCTTCCACCGTCCCAATCCGAGCTCAGAAAGAAGCGGTGCAACtgctatgccaatggcaaacttaAACCTATACAAGGCAAACCTACTTAATCGCCAACATCTCCCACCCACCTTACAAATAAACAAAAACCTTGGAGGAACACTGCAAATGAACCCAAGCCTCTCACTAACTCCACCTGGACGCCGGTCTTCTCCACCAAGAAGTCCCGTGAGAACAGAGCTTATTCTCGGGAACTCAAAATTACAAGAAAATACACTTGACGAAACCCACATGGAGCGCATCAGGGATCTCACAGGTTGCATATCTTCAGAGTTTGAGGCGAAAAAAGATAAACTTGCCAATATATTGGATCCAGACTCGTTCAAGAGTCTTttcaagggtttgttggaaaaagtATGGTGGCAACAAGATGCAGCCTCAGCAGTTGCTTCATCTGTGGTCCAATCCAAGTCAGGAGATAGCAAACGCCGTGGGTTTGGGATGAAAGGTGAGACATGGTTATTATTCGCAGGTCCTGATAGAATTGGAAAAAAGAAGATGGCATCAACACTAGCGGAATTAGTTCGCAGACAAAGTCCTGTTACAATTCGCCTTGGTTCACGTTCGGATGAGGATGAAGAATCAGATATGAGCTTTCGCGGGAAAACAACATTAGATCGAATAGCAGAGGCAGTGAGGAAAAACCCTTTTGCAGTGGTCATCCTCGAAGACATTGATCGTGCAGATATGCTTGTTCATGGTAGCATCAAGCGTGCAATGGATAGAGGTCGATTGCCAGACTCGCATGGACGAGAAGTCAGTCTAGGAAACGTCATATTCATCTTGACTGCAGATTGGTTACCTGAAAACGCCAGGAACTTCCCTAAATCTGCACCGCTAAATGAAGTTAAGCTTTCATCAATAGCCCAATGTGGGTGGGAATTAAAACTGTCAGGCGGAAAGACAGCCAAACGCAGACCTGATTGGCTCCGTGATGAAATTAGATCCACAAAACCGAGAAGCGACATGGGTTCCTCACTCTCTTTCGATCTTAATGAAACAGCAGATGCCGAAGAAGACATGACAGACAGATCCCGCAATTCAAGTGGTGTTACAGTTGAACAAGAGCAAGAATACAGCTTAGTGAACAAACTACATGCTCCGGTTACATCATCTACACTCGAGTTATTCAAGTCCGTGGACGATGAAATTATATTCAGTCCTATCGACTTTGGTCTTATTCGAAATAGAGTGGCGGCAACAATATCCTCGAGATTTTCTTCAATCATTGGAGATAGATGGTCGATAACAGTGGATGAAGAAGCACTTGAACAGATTGTAGGTGGTGTGTGGTTTGGTCAGAGTGTTGGTTTGGAAGAATGGATAGACAGAATTTTGACACCAAATTTCCATCAGCTGAAAACTACAAGCTTAGCTTCAGATGAAAATGTAGCTGTGAAGCTTGTTTTGGTGAAGAAAAGTTCAGAGAAAAGCAGAATTCATGGAGATTGGTTACCAAGCAAGGTTACAGTAGCTATAGAAGAAACGTAA
- the LOC113355985 gene encoding protein SUPPRESSOR OF MAX2 1-like isoform X1, giving the protein MRAGLSTIQQTLTPEAASVLNHSIAEAARRNHGQTTPLHVAATLLSSPTGYLRQACIRSHPNSSHPLQCRALELCFSVALERLPSAQNSSPGGLEPPISNALMAALKRAQAHQRRGCPEQQQQPLLAVKVELEQLIVSILDDPSVSRVMREASFSSPAVKTTIEQSLNSTNSVVKSSSSSIGSGLGFRPSPMAAAANRNLYLNPRLQQQQQQQGNSDQSGQQRKDEVKKVFDVLFKSKKRNPVLVGDSEPEPVMKELLQKIDNKELGGDGILRNVQVISLDKEFTADRTQISAKVKELGDSIETRLSSTSGCGGVILNLGDLKWLVEQNQASGGVLGSNPMQQQQMVSEMGKTAVAEMGKLLERFGEGSNGKLWLIGTATCETYLRCQVYHPTMENDWDLQAVPVAARNPPPGLFPGLGGNGSLESRSPMKGLSIASNPLFRRPSENMDPSKRTTTCCPLCKENSEKEVAKLAAELEKSSSDSKQESARQPLPQWLQIAKPQNDNIDSTDHSNQAKDQQMILKQKTEEIQKKWNLACLRLHPSFHRPNPSSERSGATAMPMANLNLYKANLLNRQHLPPTLQINKNLGGTLQMNPSLSLTPPGRRSSPPRSPVRTELILGNSKLQENTLDETHMERIRDLTGCISSEFEAKKDKLANILDPDSFKSLFKGLLEKVWWQQDAASAVASSVVQSKSGDSKRRGFGMKGETWLLFAGPDRIGKKKMASTLAELVRRQSPVTIRLGSRSDEDEESDMSFRGKTTLDRIAEAVRKNPFAVVILEDIDRADMLVHGSIKRAMDRGRLPDSHGREVSLGNVIFILTADWLPENARNFPKSAPLNEVKLSSIAQCGWELKLSGGKTAKRRPDWLRDEIRSTKPRSDMGSSLSFDLNETADAEEDMTDRSRNSSGVTVEQEQEYSLVNKLHAPVTSSTLELFKSVDDEIIFSPIDFGLIRNRVAATISSRFSSIIGDRWSITVDEEALEQIVGGVWFGQSVGLEEWIDRILTPNFHQLKTTSLASDENVAVKLVLVKKSSEKSRIHGDWLPSKVTVAIEET; this is encoded by the exons ATGAGAGCTGGATTAAGTACAATTCAACAAACCCTAACACCAGAAGCAGCGAGTGTATTAAACCACTCGATAGCAGAAGCAGCAAGAAGAAATCATGGACAGACAACACCTCTACATGTTGCAGCAACATTATTATCATCACCAACTGGTTATTTACGACAAGCTTGTATTCGATCTCATCCGAATTCATCACATCCACTTCAATGTCGAGCGCTCGAGCTTTGTTTCAGTGTTGCACTTGAAAGACTTCCATCAGCTCAGAATTCATCACCTGGAGGACTTGAACCACCAATTTCAAATGCTTTAATGGCTGCTTTGAAACGTGCTCAAGCTCATCAAAGACGGGGATGTCCAGAACAACAGCAACAGCCGCTTCTGGCTGTCAAAGTTGAATTAGAACAGCTTATTGTATCGATTCTTGATGATCCGAGCGTTAGTCGTGTTATGCGTGAAGCTAGTTTTTCAAGTCCGGCTGTTAAGACTACAATTGAACAGTCTTTGAATTCAACTAATTCAGTTGTGAAATCGTCTTCTTCGAGTATCGGTTCTGGATTGGGTTTTCGACCTTCGCCCATGGCAGCTGCAGCAAATAGGAATCTGTATTTGAACCCTAGattacagcagcagcagcaacaacaagggAATTCTGATCAATCTGGGCAACAGAGGAAAGATGAGGTGAAGAAAGTTTTTGATGTTCTTTTCAAGAGTAAGAAGAGGAACCCTGTTTTGGTTGGAGATTCAGAACCAGAACCTGTTATGAAAGAACTTCTGCAGAAAATTGATAACAAAGAATTAGGCGGTGACGGGATTCTTAGAAATGTTCAGGTGATTAGTTTGGATAAAGAATTCACTGCAGATCGAACCCAGATCTCTGCAAAAGTCAAAGAATTAGGGGATTCCATTGAAACCAGATTAAGTAGTACTAGTGGTTGCGGTGGTGTAATTCTGAATTTGGGAGATTTAAAATGGTTAGTTGAACAAAATCAAGCTTCTGGAGGTGTCTTGGGTTCAAATCCAATGCAACAGCAACAGATGGTTTCAGAAATGGGGAAAACAGCTGTAGCAGAGATGGGGAAATTGTTGGAGAGATTCGGAGAGGGTAGTAATGGGAAATTATGGCTCATCGGAACAGCTACCTGTGAAACTTATTTGAGGTGTCAAGTTTATCATCCTACAATGGAGAACGATTGGGATTTACAGGCAGTTCCGGTTGCTGCCAGAAACCCTCCTCCGGGCTTGTTTCCAGG GCTTGGGGGTAATGGTTCACTTGAATCTCGCTCTCCAATGAAAGGTTTATCAATTGCATCAAATCCTTTATTCAGACGTCCGTCTGAAAACATGGATCCTTCTAAAAGGACGACTACCTGCTGTCCGCTATGTaaggagaattctgaaaaagAAGTAGCTAAACTAGCAGCGGAATTAGAGAAATCTTCTTCTGATTCGAAACAAGAATCTGCTCGACAACCCTTGCCGCAATGGCTACAGATTGCAAAGCCTCAGAATGATAATATCGATTCGACAGACCATTCAAAT CAGGCTAAGGATCAACAGATGATCTTGAAACAGAAAACTGAAGAAATACAAAAGAAATGGAATTTGGCTTGCTTGCGCCTTCACCCCAGCTTCCACCGTCCCAATCCGAGCTCAGAAAGAAGCGGTGCAACtgctatgccaatggcaaacttaAACCTATACAAGGCAAACCTACTTAATCGCCAACATCTCCCACCCACCTTACAAATAAACAAAAACCTTGGAGGAACACTGCAAATGAACCCAAGCCTCTCACTAACTCCACCTGGACGCCGGTCTTCTCCACCAAGAAGTCCCGTGAGAACAGAGCTTATTCTCGGGAACTCAAAATTACAAGAAAATACACTTGACGAAACCCACATGGAGCGCATCAGGGATCTCACAGGTTGCATATCTTCAGAGTTTGAGGCGAAAAAAGATAAACTTGCCAATATATTGGATCCAGACTCGTTCAAGAGTCTTttcaagggtttgttggaaaaagtATGGTGGCAACAAGATGCAGCCTCAGCAGTTGCTTCATCTGTGGTCCAATCCAAGTCAGGAGATAGCAAACGCCGTGGGTTTGGGATGAAAGGTGAGACATGGTTATTATTCGCAGGTCCTGATAGAATTGGAAAAAAGAAGATGGCATCAACACTAGCGGAATTAGTTCGCAGACAAAGTCCTGTTACAATTCGCCTTGGTTCACGTTCGGATGAGGATGAAGAATCAGATATGAGCTTTCGCGGGAAAACAACATTAGATCGAATAGCAGAGGCAGTGAGGAAAAACCCTTTTGCAGTGGTCATCCTCGAAGACATTGATCGTGCAGATATGCTTGTTCATGGTAGCATCAAGCGTGCAATGGATAGAGGTCGATTGCCAGACTCGCATGGACGAGAAGTCAGTCTAGGAAACGTCATATTCATCTTGACTGCAGATTGGTTACCTGAAAACGCCAGGAACTTCCCTAAATCTGCACCGCTAAATGAAGTTAAGCTTTCATCAATAGCCCAATGTGGGTGGGAATTAAAACTGTCAGGCGGAAAGACAGCCAAACGCAGACCTGATTGGCTCCGTGATGAAATTAGATCCACAAAACCGAGAAGCGACATGGGTTCCTCACTCTCTTTCGATCTTAATGAAACAGCAGATGCCGAAGAAGACATGACAGACAGATCCCGCAATTCAAGTGGTGTTACAGTTGAACAAGAGCAAGAATACAGCTTAGTGAACAAACTACATGCTCCGGTTACATCATCTACACTCGAGTTATTCAAGTCCGTGGACGATGAAATTATATTCAGTCCTATCGACTTTGGTCTTATTCGAAATAGAGTGGCGGCAACAATATCCTCGAGATTTTCTTCAATCATTGGAGATAGATGGTCGATAACAGTGGATGAAGAAGCACTTGAACAGATTGTAGGTGGTGTGTGGTTTGGTCAGAGTGTTGGTTTGGAAGAATGGATAGACAGAATTTTGACACCAAATTTCCATCAGCTGAAAACTACAAGCTTAGCTTCAGATGAAAATGTAGCTGTGAAGCTTGTTTTGGTGAAGAAAAGTTCAGAGAAAAGCAGAATTCATGGAGATTGGTTACCAAGCAAGGTTACAGTAGCTATAGAAGAAACGTAA